From one Calypte anna isolate BGI_N300 chromosome 11, bCalAnn1_v1.p, whole genome shotgun sequence genomic stretch:
- the DHODH gene encoding dihydroorotate dehydrogenase (quinone), mitochondrial isoform X1, with translation MPALRALPPEAAHGLALRAAALGLLPTHPPDGPALEVRVLGQRFCNPVGLAAGFDKQGEAVDGLYKMGFGFVEVGTVTPQPQEGNPRPRVFRLTEDEAVINRFGFNSHGHAAVERRLWARREAQLKLTGVGMPLGVNLGKNKSSTDAAADYVAGVRTLGPLADYLVVNISSPNTPGLRDLQGKAELQDLLTKVLAERDALPCERKPAVLVKIAPDLTAQDKQDIASVVCELSVDGLIISNTTVSRPSSLQSPQRSEPGGLSGKPLRELSTQTIREMYALTRGPAGQVPIIGVGGVSSGRHALEKIRAGASLVQMYTALVYHGPPVVGAVKRELEELLREQGFRNVMEAVGADHRS, from the exons ATGCCCGCGCTCCGCGCCCTGCCCCCTGAGGCCGCCCATGGTCTGGCTCTGCGCGCCGCcgccctggggctgctgcccacCCACCCGCCCGACGGACCTGCACTG GAGGTGCGAGTCCTCGGGCAGCGGTTTTGCAACCCGGTGGGGCTGGCAGCCGGCTTCGACAAGCAGGGTGAGGCTGTGGACGGGCTGTACAAGATGGGGTTTGGCTTTGTGGAGGTTGGGACGGTcacaccccagccccaggaggggAACCCCCGACCCAGGGTCTTCCGTCTGACGGAGGATGAGGCCGTCATTAATAG GTTTGGGTTCAACAGCCACGGCCACGCTGCAGTGGAACGGAGGCTGTGGGCCCGGCGGGAGGCACAGCTCAAGCTCACTGGTG tggGGATGCCCCTTGGAGTCAACCTGGGCAAGAACAAGAGCTCTACGGATGCTGCAGCTGACTACGTGGCCGGGGTCCGGACGCTGGGCCCTTTGGCTGACTACCTGGTTGTGAACATATCCAGCCCAAACACCCCAGGGCTGCGGGACTTGCAGggcaaggcagagctgcaggacctACTGACCAAG GTGCTGGCAGAGCGGGACGCGCTGCCCTGCGAGCGCAAGCCAGCTGTACTGGTGAAGATTGCCCCTGACCTCACAGCACAGGACAAGCAGGACATCGCCAGCGTCGTCTGCGAG CTCAGTGTGGATGGGCTGATAATCAGCAACACCACAGTGAGCCgtcccagcagcctgcagagcccACAGCGCTCGGAGCCCGGGGGCCTCAGTGGGAAGCCACTGCGGGAGCTCTCCACGCAGACCATCAGGGAGATGTACGCTCTCACCAGAG GCCCTGCAGGCCAGGTGCCCATCATCGGGGTGGGGGGTGTGAGCAGCGGCCGCCATGCCCTGGAGAAGATCCGTGCCGGAGCCTCGCTGGTGCAGATGTACACGGCTCTGGTGTACCATGGGCCACCGGTGGTGGGGGCTGTGAAgcgggagctggaggagctgctgag GGAGCAGGGCTTCAGGAACGTCATGGAGGCGGTTGGAGCGGATCACCGGTCCTGA
- the DHODH gene encoding dihydroorotate dehydrogenase (quinone), mitochondrial isoform X3, which produces MPALRALPPEAAHGLALRAAALGLLPTHPPDGPALEVRVLGQRFCNPVGLAAGFDKQGEAVDGLYKMGFGFVEVGTVTPQPQEGNPRPRVFRLTEDEAVINRFGFNSHGHAAVERRLWARREAQLKLTGVGMPLGVNLGKNKSSTDAAADYVAGVRTLGPLADYLVVNISSPNTPGLRDLQGKAELQDLLTKVLAERDALPCERKPAVLVKIAPDLTAQDKQDIASVVCELSVDGLIISNTTVSRPSSLQSPQRSEPGGLSGKPLRELSTQTIREMYALTRGQVPIIGVGGVSSGRHALEKIRAGASLVQMYTALVYHGPPVVGAVKRELEELLRASGTSWRRLERITGPDTLQRQVLGRSSCG; this is translated from the exons ATGCCCGCGCTCCGCGCCCTGCCCCCTGAGGCCGCCCATGGTCTGGCTCTGCGCGCCGCcgccctggggctgctgcccacCCACCCGCCCGACGGACCTGCACTG GAGGTGCGAGTCCTCGGGCAGCGGTTTTGCAACCCGGTGGGGCTGGCAGCCGGCTTCGACAAGCAGGGTGAGGCTGTGGACGGGCTGTACAAGATGGGGTTTGGCTTTGTGGAGGTTGGGACGGTcacaccccagccccaggaggggAACCCCCGACCCAGGGTCTTCCGTCTGACGGAGGATGAGGCCGTCATTAATAG GTTTGGGTTCAACAGCCACGGCCACGCTGCAGTGGAACGGAGGCTGTGGGCCCGGCGGGAGGCACAGCTCAAGCTCACTGGTG tggGGATGCCCCTTGGAGTCAACCTGGGCAAGAACAAGAGCTCTACGGATGCTGCAGCTGACTACGTGGCCGGGGTCCGGACGCTGGGCCCTTTGGCTGACTACCTGGTTGTGAACATATCCAGCCCAAACACCCCAGGGCTGCGGGACTTGCAGggcaaggcagagctgcaggacctACTGACCAAG GTGCTGGCAGAGCGGGACGCGCTGCCCTGCGAGCGCAAGCCAGCTGTACTGGTGAAGATTGCCCCTGACCTCACAGCACAGGACAAGCAGGACATCGCCAGCGTCGTCTGCGAG CTCAGTGTGGATGGGCTGATAATCAGCAACACCACAGTGAGCCgtcccagcagcctgcagagcccACAGCGCTCGGAGCCCGGGGGCCTCAGTGGGAAGCCACTGCGGGAGCTCTCCACGCAGACCATCAGGGAGATGTACGCTCTCACCAGAG GCCAGGTGCCCATCATCGGGGTGGGGGGTGTGAGCAGCGGCCGCCATGCCCTGGAGAAGATCCGTGCCGGAGCCTCGCTGGTGCAGATGTACACGGCTCTGGTGTACCATGGGCCACCGGTGGTGGGGGCTGTGAAgcgggagctggaggagctgctgag GGCTTCAGGAACGTCATGGAGGCGGTTGGAGCGGATCACCGGTCCTGACACACTGCAGAGACAAGTTCTAGGCAGGAGTAGCTGTGGCTAA
- the LOC103526487 gene encoding haptoglobin, with translation MAVTLALDTLQPSVLLITGLAWIVLETAAASEWNCAKPVEIQHGHVEHLVRYWCDPHYQLHGPGDGTYKRDQDQEWVNPEAGKEMPVCKPVCRKPKNPPRQLQRIIGGLLSRKGSFPWQGQLVTHHNLTTGATLISDQWLLTTGRNVYLNYSENAKPEEIAPTLQLYLGSPKSSALGIESVVLHPEYPRDVDLALLKVKQRVPLGEKVMPICLPQKNYVQPRRVGYVSGWGRGATFAFSSVLKFAMLPVAESEKCRQSYEAPNASHWVQPILSNYTFCVGMSELREDTCYGDAGGAFAVHDPDASTWYAAGILSYYKTCAASKYGVYVDLRRVLEWVKDTVAAG, from the exons ATGGCTGTCACTTTGGCCCTGGACACCCTGCA accttcagtgctgctgatcACTGGCCTGGCCTGGATAGTGCTAGAGACTGCAGCTGCCAGTG AGTGGAACTGTGCAAAGCCTGTGGAGATACAACATGGCCACGTGGAGCACCTGGTCCGGTACTGGTGTGACCCACACTACCAGCTGCATGGCCCTGGGGATG GCACGTACAAGCGTGACCAGGATCAGGAGTGGGTGAACCCTGAGGCTGGCAAGGAGATGCCTGTCTGCAAGCCAG TGTGTAGGAAGCCCAAGAACCCTCCCCGGCAACTTCAGCGCATCATCGGGGGGCTGCTGTCCAGGAAGGGCAGCTTCCCATGGCAGGGCCAGTTGGTGACCCACCACAACCTCACCACGGGGGCCACGCTCATCAGTGACCAGTGGCTGCTGACCACGGGCAGGAACGTCTACCTGAACTACAGCGAGAACGCCAAGCCGGAGGAGATCGCCCCGACGCTGCAGCTCTACCTGGGCAGCCCAAagagctctgccctgggcatcGAGAGTGTGGTGCTGCACCCCGAATATCCGCGGGACGTGGACCTGGCCCTGCTGAAGGTCAAGCAGAGGGTGCCGCTGGGGGAGAAGGTAATGCCCATCTGCCTGCCCCAGAAGAACTACGTGCAGCCCCGGCGGGTGGGGTACGTCTCGGGATGGGGACGCGGGGCCACCTTCGCCTTCTCTAGCGTGCTGAAGTTCGCGATGCTGCCGGTGGCGGAGAGCGAGAAGTGCAGGCAGTCCTACGAGGCGCCGAACGCCTCCCACTGGGTCCAGCCCATTCTCAGCAATTACACCTTCTGCGTGGGCATGAGCGAGCTGCGGGAGGACACCTGCTACGGGGACGCCGGCGGCGCCTTCGCCGTGCACGACCCCGACGCCAGCACCTGGTACGCGGCCGGCATCCTCAGCTACTACAAGACCTGCGCGGCTTCGAAGTACGGCGTCTACGTGGACCTGCGGCGCGTCCTGGAGTGGGTCAAGGACACCGTGGCGGCCGGCTGA
- the IST1 gene encoding IST1 homolog isoform X3, with protein sequence MHKLSVEAPPKILVERYLIEIAKNYNVPYEPDSVVMAEAPAGEEAVLIDVGFTDDVKKGGTGGGGGGFTAPMVPHDGLVPMPVMMPMPMPTPTPPFSYPPPKGPENFNGLPGGTYQPFPNIHPPPIPANPPTYESIEDPNAEKDTSAPAAGPGPKPEASSKPKAAAPDALDNFVLPELPSVPDTLPAASAGAHSSASEDIDFDDLSRRFEELKKKT encoded by the exons ATGCACAAGCTCAGTGTGGAGGCACCACCCAAGATCCTGGTGGAGAGATACCTGATTGAGATTGCCAAGAACTACAATGTGCCCTATGAGCCTGACTCAGTGGTGATG GCTGAAGCCCCTGCAGGTGAAGAGGCAGTTCTGATTGATGTGGGATTCACAGATGATGTAAAGAAAGGTGGCactggaggaggtggtggtggatTTACAGCTCCAATGGTTCCCCATGATGGACTGGTCCCCATGCCAGTGATGATGCCCATGCCCATGCCAACACCAACTCCACCCTTCTCCTATCCACCCCCTAAGGGACCG GAGAACTTCAATGGGCTGCCAGGGGGGACCTACCAGCCTTTCCCTAACATCCATCCACCACCAATTCCAGCAAACCCACCAACATATGAGTCT ATTGAGGACCCTAATGCTGAGAAGGACACCTCTGCACCTGCAGCTG GGCCTGGGCCTAAGCCTGAAGCTTCTTCTAAACcaaaagctgcagctcctgatGCCTTGGATAACTTTGTGCTGCCTGAATTGCCGTCCGTGCCAGACACActcccagcagcatctgctggtgCCCACTCCTCTGCCTCTGAGGACATTGACTTTGATGATCTTTCTCGGAGATTTGAGGagctaaagaagaaaacataa
- the IST1 gene encoding IST1 homolog isoform X1 encodes MLGSGFKAERLRVNLRLVINRLKLLEKKKTELAQKARKEIADYLAAGKDERARIRVEHIIREDYLVEAMEILELYCDLLLARFGLIQSMKELDSGLAEAVSTLIWAAPRLQSEVAELKIVADQLCAKYSKEYGKLCRTNQIGTVNDRLMHKLSVEAPPKILVERYLIEIAKNYNVPYEPDSVVMAEAPAGEEAVLIDVGFTDDVKKGGTGGGGGGFTAPMVPHDGLVPMPVMMPMPMPTPTPPFSYPPPKGPENFNGLPGGTYQPFPNIHPPPIPANPPTYESIEDPNAEKDTSAPAAGPGPKPEASSKPKAAAPDALDNFVLPELPSVPDTLPAASAGAHSSASEDIDFDDLSRRFEELKKKT; translated from the exons ATGCTGGGCTCTGGGTTCAAGGCTGAGCGCTTGCGAGTGAACCTGCGCCTTGTCATCAACCGCCTCAAactgctggagaaaaagaaga CTGAGTTGGCCCAGAAGGCAAGGAAGGAGATTGCAGATTACCTGGCAGCTGGGAAAGATGAGCGTGCCAGGATTCGTGTGGAGCACATAATCCGTGAAGACTACCTTGTGGAGGCCATGGAGATCCTGGAGCTGTACTGTGACCTGCTGCTGGCCCGCTTTGGCTTGATTCAGTCCATGAA GGAGCTGGACTCTGGCCTGGCAGAAGCAGTATCTACACTGATATGGGCTGCACCACGGCTGCAGTCAGAGGTGGCCGAGTTGAAGATT GTTGCTGACCAGCTGTGTGCCAAGTACAGCAAGGAGTATGGGAAGCTATGCCGGACAAACCAGATCGGGACAGTCAATGACCGG CTGATGCACAAGCTCAGTGTGGAGGCACCACCCAAGATCCTGGTGGAGAGATACCTGATTGAGATTGCCAAGAACTACAATGTGCCCTATGAGCCTGACTCAGTGGTGATG GCTGAAGCCCCTGCAGGTGAAGAGGCAGTTCTGATTGATGTGGGATTCACAGATGATGTAAAGAAAGGTGGCactggaggaggtggtggtggatTTACAGCTCCAATGGTTCCCCATGATGGACTGGTCCCCATGCCAGTGATGATGCCCATGCCCATGCCAACACCAACTCCACCCTTCTCCTATCCACCCCCTAAGGGACCG GAGAACTTCAATGGGCTGCCAGGGGGGACCTACCAGCCTTTCCCTAACATCCATCCACCACCAATTCCAGCAAACCCACCAACATATGAGTCT ATTGAGGACCCTAATGCTGAGAAGGACACCTCTGCACCTGCAGCTG GGCCTGGGCCTAAGCCTGAAGCTTCTTCTAAACcaaaagctgcagctcctgatGCCTTGGATAACTTTGTGCTGCCTGAATTGCCGTCCGTGCCAGACACActcccagcagcatctgctggtgCCCACTCCTCTGCCTCTGAGGACATTGACTTTGATGATCTTTCTCGGAGATTTGAGGagctaaagaagaaaacataa
- the IST1 gene encoding IST1 homolog isoform X2 has product MLGSGFKAERLRVNLRLVINRLKLLEKKKTELAQKARKEIADYLAAGKDERARIRVEHIIREDYLVEAMEILELYCDLLLARFGLIQSMKELDSGLAEAVSTLIWAAPRLQSEVAELKILMHKLSVEAPPKILVERYLIEIAKNYNVPYEPDSVVMAEAPAGEEAVLIDVGFTDDVKKGGTGGGGGGFTAPMVPHDGLVPMPVMMPMPMPTPTPPFSYPPPKGPENFNGLPGGTYQPFPNIHPPPIPANPPTYESIEDPNAEKDTSAPAAGPGPKPEASSKPKAAAPDALDNFVLPELPSVPDTLPAASAGAHSSASEDIDFDDLSRRFEELKKKT; this is encoded by the exons ATGCTGGGCTCTGGGTTCAAGGCTGAGCGCTTGCGAGTGAACCTGCGCCTTGTCATCAACCGCCTCAAactgctggagaaaaagaaga CTGAGTTGGCCCAGAAGGCAAGGAAGGAGATTGCAGATTACCTGGCAGCTGGGAAAGATGAGCGTGCCAGGATTCGTGTGGAGCACATAATCCGTGAAGACTACCTTGTGGAGGCCATGGAGATCCTGGAGCTGTACTGTGACCTGCTGCTGGCCCGCTTTGGCTTGATTCAGTCCATGAA GGAGCTGGACTCTGGCCTGGCAGAAGCAGTATCTACACTGATATGGGCTGCACCACGGCTGCAGTCAGAGGTGGCCGAGTTGAAGATT CTGATGCACAAGCTCAGTGTGGAGGCACCACCCAAGATCCTGGTGGAGAGATACCTGATTGAGATTGCCAAGAACTACAATGTGCCCTATGAGCCTGACTCAGTGGTGATG GCTGAAGCCCCTGCAGGTGAAGAGGCAGTTCTGATTGATGTGGGATTCACAGATGATGTAAAGAAAGGTGGCactggaggaggtggtggtggatTTACAGCTCCAATGGTTCCCCATGATGGACTGGTCCCCATGCCAGTGATGATGCCCATGCCCATGCCAACACCAACTCCACCCTTCTCCTATCCACCCCCTAAGGGACCG GAGAACTTCAATGGGCTGCCAGGGGGGACCTACCAGCCTTTCCCTAACATCCATCCACCACCAATTCCAGCAAACCCACCAACATATGAGTCT ATTGAGGACCCTAATGCTGAGAAGGACACCTCTGCACCTGCAGCTG GGCCTGGGCCTAAGCCTGAAGCTTCTTCTAAACcaaaagctgcagctcctgatGCCTTGGATAACTTTGTGCTGCCTGAATTGCCGTCCGTGCCAGACACActcccagcagcatctgctggtgCCCACTCCTCTGCCTCTGAGGACATTGACTTTGATGATCTTTCTCGGAGATTTGAGGagctaaagaagaaaacataa
- the DHODH gene encoding dihydroorotate dehydrogenase (quinone), mitochondrial isoform X2, with amino-acid sequence MAGRLREVRVLGQRFCNPVGLAAGFDKQGEAVDGLYKMGFGFVEVGTVTPQPQEGNPRPRVFRLTEDEAVINRFGFNSHGHAAVERRLWARREAQLKLTGVGMPLGVNLGKNKSSTDAAADYVAGVRTLGPLADYLVVNISSPNTPGLRDLQGKAELQDLLTKVLAERDALPCERKPAVLVKIAPDLTAQDKQDIASVVCELSVDGLIISNTTVSRPSSLQSPQRSEPGGLSGKPLRELSTQTIREMYALTRGPAGQVPIIGVGGVSSGRHALEKIRAGASLVQMYTALVYHGPPVVGAVKRELEELLREQGFRNVMEAVGADHRS; translated from the exons ATGGCGGGCAGGCTGCGT GAGGTGCGAGTCCTCGGGCAGCGGTTTTGCAACCCGGTGGGGCTGGCAGCCGGCTTCGACAAGCAGGGTGAGGCTGTGGACGGGCTGTACAAGATGGGGTTTGGCTTTGTGGAGGTTGGGACGGTcacaccccagccccaggaggggAACCCCCGACCCAGGGTCTTCCGTCTGACGGAGGATGAGGCCGTCATTAATAG GTTTGGGTTCAACAGCCACGGCCACGCTGCAGTGGAACGGAGGCTGTGGGCCCGGCGGGAGGCACAGCTCAAGCTCACTGGTG tggGGATGCCCCTTGGAGTCAACCTGGGCAAGAACAAGAGCTCTACGGATGCTGCAGCTGACTACGTGGCCGGGGTCCGGACGCTGGGCCCTTTGGCTGACTACCTGGTTGTGAACATATCCAGCCCAAACACCCCAGGGCTGCGGGACTTGCAGggcaaggcagagctgcaggacctACTGACCAAG GTGCTGGCAGAGCGGGACGCGCTGCCCTGCGAGCGCAAGCCAGCTGTACTGGTGAAGATTGCCCCTGACCTCACAGCACAGGACAAGCAGGACATCGCCAGCGTCGTCTGCGAG CTCAGTGTGGATGGGCTGATAATCAGCAACACCACAGTGAGCCgtcccagcagcctgcagagcccACAGCGCTCGGAGCCCGGGGGCCTCAGTGGGAAGCCACTGCGGGAGCTCTCCACGCAGACCATCAGGGAGATGTACGCTCTCACCAGAG GCCCTGCAGGCCAGGTGCCCATCATCGGGGTGGGGGGTGTGAGCAGCGGCCGCCATGCCCTGGAGAAGATCCGTGCCGGAGCCTCGCTGGTGCAGATGTACACGGCTCTGGTGTACCATGGGCCACCGGTGGTGGGGGCTGTGAAgcgggagctggaggagctgctgag GGAGCAGGGCTTCAGGAACGTCATGGAGGCGGTTGGAGCGGATCACCGGTCCTGA